A part of Streptomyces sp. NBC_01451 genomic DNA contains:
- a CDS encoding acyl carrier protein, with product MSDFNDFPPGSMATLDESGAVRSSLVRRLEGMQSSEQYRSLLALVRTETIEVARSIDSGAPEALADGQTFKDLGFGSLAAIDLHARLTAAIGLELPLAMAFNHPTPAALALYLQRVLGLSTVAEEGPTPVTVPHGESVAIVGAGCRYAGSAESPNPLWQLVFDGREALVDFPSDRGWDLDGLYDSDRSKPGKRYVQKGGFL from the coding sequence ATGAGCGATTTCAACGACTTCCCTCCCGGCTCCATGGCCACGCTGGACGAGTCCGGCGCGGTCCGGTCGTCGCTGGTGCGTCGGCTGGAGGGAATGCAGTCCTCGGAGCAGTACCGTTCCCTGCTCGCCCTGGTCCGTACGGAGACCATCGAGGTTGCGCGGAGCATCGACTCGGGGGCCCCTGAAGCGTTGGCAGATGGGCAGACCTTCAAGGACCTCGGATTCGGGTCTCTGGCGGCGATCGACCTGCACGCCAGGCTCACCGCCGCCATCGGCCTGGAGCTGCCCCTCGCCATGGCGTTCAACCATCCGACTCCTGCCGCGCTGGCGCTGTATCTGCAGAGGGTGCTTGGACTGTCGACGGTGGCAGAGGAAGGACCGACGCCTGTCACGGTGCCCCATGGCGAATCCGTCGCCATCGTCGGTGCCGGCTGCCGGTATGCAGGCTCCGCCGAATCCCCGAACCCTCTTTGGCAGTTGGTGTTCGATGGCAGGGAGGCGCTCGTCGACTTCCCGTCGGACCGTGGGTGGGACCTCGACGGTCTCTACGACTCGGACCGCAGCAAGCCGGGAAAGCGCTATGTCCAGAAGGGCGGGTTCCTCTAG